One genomic segment of Myotis daubentonii chromosome 14, mMyoDau2.1, whole genome shotgun sequence includes these proteins:
- the RBP2 gene encoding retinol-binding protein 2 → MSKDQNGTWEMESNDNFEGYMKALDIDFATRKIAVRLTQTKIIQQDGDNFKTKTNSTFRNYDLDFTVGVEFDEHTKGLDNRTVKSLITWEGNVLVCVQKGEKENRGWRQWVEGDKLYLDLTCGDQVCHQVFKKK, encoded by the exons ATGTCGAaggaccagaatggaacctgggagaTGGAGAGCAATGACAACTTTGAAGGCTACATGAAGGCCCTGG ATATTGATTTCGCCACCCGCAAGATCGCGGTCCGCCTGACTCAGACCAAGATCATTCAGCAGGACGGCGATAACTTCAAGACGAAAACCAACAGCACGTTCCGCAACTATGACCTGGATTTCACCGTTGGAGTGGAGTTTGACGAGCACACCAAGGGCCTGGACAACCGCACTGTGAAG TCGCTGATCACCTGGGAAGGCAATGTCCTCGTGTGCGTGcagaagggggagaaggagaacCGTGGCTGGAGGCAGTGGGTTGAAGGGGACAAGCTCTACCTG GATCTGACATGCGGTGACCAGGTGTGCCATCAAGTGTTCAAAAAGAAGTGA